The Kitasatospora paranensis genome has a window encoding:
- a CDS encoding TetR/AcrR family transcriptional regulator, which yields MAEPRARRPARPREEVFATARAAIAEHGLDKLTMAGLGKQLQMSAGHLLYYFGSKDQLLLETLRWSEDQLGERRRAALARPDLDVRQRLTAYGDLYLPEGPGDPRWILWVEVWGRSPASAEIRQGQLEIEAPWQADLVALLQEGIDGGEFRIPDGRPGDRAGIEGRARQIRAVLDGFAVPLAIGLPGADRADALAQVASVTTALLGAG from the coding sequence ATGGCCGAACCACGGGCGAGGCGGCCCGCCCGTCCGCGCGAGGAGGTCTTCGCGACCGCCCGGGCGGCCATCGCGGAACACGGCCTCGACAAGCTCACCATGGCCGGACTGGGCAAGCAGCTGCAGATGAGCGCCGGCCACCTCCTCTACTACTTCGGTTCCAAGGACCAGCTGCTGCTGGAGACCCTGCGGTGGAGCGAGGACCAGCTCGGTGAACGCCGCCGCGCCGCCCTCGCCCGACCGGATCTCGACGTCCGGCAGCGGCTCACGGCGTACGGCGACCTCTACCTGCCCGAGGGCCCGGGCGACCCGCGCTGGATCCTGTGGGTGGAGGTGTGGGGGCGCTCGCCCGCCAGCGCGGAGATCCGTCAGGGCCAGCTGGAGATCGAGGCACCGTGGCAGGCCGACCTGGTCGCCCTGCTCCAGGAGGGCATCGACGGGGGCGAGTTCCGGATCCCGGACGGCCGCCCGGGCGACCGCGCCGGCATCGAGGGCCGGGCCCGCCAGATCCGCGCCGTCCTGGACGGGTTCGCCGTCCCGCTCGCGATCGGCCTGCCGGGGGCCGACCGGGCGGACGCGCTCGCCCAGGTCGCGTCGGTGACGACCGCCCTGCTCGGAGCCGGCTGA
- a CDS encoding DUF3105 domain-containing protein gives MGSASKQSKPTSGNPGNRQSQADRQADRKARIAELREAEKRRDRRNKIIAFSVAGVLVAGMIGAGAWIALDAKHTKDAKAAAAKAPITGVKTYSNLSRNHVETKVTYPQTPPVGGDHNPVWLTCMGNVYDKPVQNENAVHSMEHGAVWVTYNSKASAADIKTLSTKVKATPYSFMSPYPDEKGTVTLSAWGTQLVVDSASDPRVEQFFTKYVEGPQTQEPGASCSQGAMQ, from the coding sequence ATGGGTTCCGCCTCCAAGCAGTCCAAGCCCACGTCGGGCAACCCCGGCAACCGCCAGAGCCAGGCCGACCGGCAGGCCGACCGCAAGGCCCGGATCGCCGAACTCCGCGAGGCCGAGAAGCGTCGCGACCGCCGCAACAAGATCATCGCCTTCAGCGTGGCCGGCGTCCTGGTGGCCGGCATGATCGGCGCCGGCGCCTGGATCGCCCTGGACGCCAAGCACACCAAGGACGCCAAGGCCGCCGCGGCCAAGGCCCCGATCACCGGCGTCAAGACGTACAGCAACCTGTCGCGCAACCACGTCGAGACCAAGGTCACCTACCCGCAGACCCCGCCGGTCGGCGGCGACCACAACCCGGTCTGGCTGACCTGCATGGGCAACGTCTACGACAAGCCCGTCCAGAACGAGAACGCGGTGCACTCCATGGAGCACGGCGCCGTCTGGGTCACCTACAACAGCAAGGCCTCGGCCGCCGACATCAAGACGCTGTCGACCAAGGTGAAGGCCACCCCGTACTCGTTCATGAGCCCCTACCCCGACGAGAAGGGCACCGTCACCCTGAGCGCCTGGGGTACCCAGCTGGTCGTGGACAGCGCCAGTGACCCGCGAGTGGAGCAGTTCTTCACCAAGTACGTCGAGGGTCCGCAGACGCAGGAGCCCGGCGCCTCCTGCAGCCAGGGTGCGATGCAGTGA